AATTCTTGGCGCAGGGACACGGTGTTCTTCTCCATCCAGACCATGGGTTTCTTCCGGGGGGCTTCAATATCCCGAAAGCGTTACCTATGTCCTGGCACACCTGTTACCTATGTCCCCGGTCCATACAGTGAAACAAAAAAAGGAACGTGCACTGCACGTTCCTTTCCGTCCGGGTGGCGCCTGTTCAGACGCGCTTGCGGTATTCGCCCGTGCGGGTGTCGATCTCGATCTTGTCGCCCTGGCCCACGAACAGGGGCACGGCCACTTCGAAGCCGGTGGCGATCTTCGCGGGCTTGAGCACCTTGCCGGACGTGTCGCCCTTGACGGCGGGTTCGGTCCAGGTGATTTCGCGCTCGACGCTGGTCGGCAGTTCCACCGAGATGGCCTTGCCGTCGTAGAACACCACTTCGGCGGCCATACCGTCTTCGAGGTAGCTGATGGCGTCGCCCATGTTGCCGGCCTCGACCTCGTACTGGTTGTACTCGGAGTCCATCCACACGTACATGGGGTCGGCGAAGTAGGAGTAGGTGCACTCCTTCTTGTCCAGGATCACGTTGTCGATCTTGTCGTCGGCCTTGAAGACGACTTCGGTGCCCATGTTGGACAGGAGCGCCTTGAGCTTCATGCGCACGGTGGCGGCGCCGCGGCCGCCGCGGGCGTATTCGGTCTTGAGGACGATCATGGGGTCTTTGCCCTGCATGATCACGTTGCCGGCGCGGATTTCTTGAGCGATTTTCATGGCTTGCTTGGGATGGTAAGGTTGGGCCGCTCCACAAGTCGGGGCGGGCGGGCGTGGCCGCGGGGGGGCCGCCTTCCACCCCGGCGCATGTTCCGCGGCGGGGGCGCCGGCTGGGCACGCTAGCGTGCGGCCTTGGGGTATGGCGCAAAACCGAGGATTCTAGCGTTTCTCGGCCACAAACCCTAGTAGTAAGGTCAATAAATCGGGTTGTGCCAGCAGCCGGGCGCGTGCCGCCGCCGTGCAGGCGCGCCATTCGGCCAGCGTGGCGGCATCGAGCAGCGGCAGCGCGGGCGCGCTGTCCA
This region of Alicycliphilus denitrificans K601 genomic DNA includes:
- the efp gene encoding elongation factor P; this translates as MKIAQEIRAGNVIMQGKDPMIVLKTEYARGGRGAATVRMKLKALLSNMGTEVVFKADDKIDNVILDKKECTYSYFADPMYVWMDSEYNQYEVEAGNMGDAISYLEDGMAAEVVFYDGKAISVELPTSVEREITWTEPAVKGDTSGKVLKPAKIATGFEVAVPLFVGQGDKIEIDTRTGEYRKRV